The DNA sequence CACCACCGGGCACTGCCAGATGTCTCGGTCGAGACCGGCCTTGGTCATTTCCTCACGGGCGATGGCATCGGCTTCACGCAACAGGTCGAGACGCTCCTTGGTGACCTCGCCGATGATGCGGATGCCTAGACCCGGACCCGGGAACGGCTGGCGCCACACGATATTGTCCGGCAGGCCGAGCTTGGTGCCGATGGCACGGACCTCGTCCTTGAACAAACTGCGCAGCGGCTCGATCAGCTTGAATTTGACATCCTTCGGCAGACCGCCGACGTTGTGATGCGACTTGATGTTGGCCGCGCCATCACCCCCGCCGGATTCGACAACGTCCGGATAGAGTGTGCCTTGCACCAGGAACTTGACTTCCTTGCCGCGGGCACCGGCCTCTTCGAGCACCTGTTTCTGCGCTTTTTCAAAGGTTCGAATGAATTTCTCGCCAATGATCTTGCGCTTGCGCTCCGGTTCGGTAACACCTTTCAGAGCCGTCAGGAACTCCTCGGAAGCGTCCACTTCGATGAGACGGATGCCAGTGGCATCTATGAAATCATGGCGGACCTGCTCGGCCTCGCCCTTACGCAGCATGCCATGGTCGACGAAAACGCAGGTGAGCTGGTCGCCGATGGCCTTGTGGACCAAGGTCGCCGCAACGGCGGAATCCACACCACCCGAAAGACCGCAGATGACTTCGGCGTCACCGACCTCTTCACGGATCTTCTTGACTTGTGTGTCAATGATGTTGTCGGCATCCCAATCGCTGGGCAGATCCGCGCACTTGTGAAGGAATGTGGAGAACAGTTCGTCGCCAAGCGGGGTGTGCTTGACTTCGGGATGCCACTGCACGCCGTAGAGCCTTCGGGACTCGTCCTCCATCGCAGCCACCGGTGCTCCCTCGGTATGAGCGAGCACCTTGAAACCCTTCGGCGCTTCTTCGACGGCCACACCGTGGCTCATCCATGTCGTCTGTTCTGCGGGTGAACCGGCCAAAACGCCCTCGGCATCGTCAATCACGGCTTCGGTCTTGCCGTATTCGCCAAGCGCCGCCTTGTCGACCTTGCCACCCAACTCGTTGGCCATGACCTGGAAGCCGTAGCAGATACCAAGCACCGGCACCCCAGCGTCGAAGATCTTCTTGTCGATGCCCGGAGCGCCGGGCTCGTAGACAGAAGCCGGGCCACCTGAAAGGATGATGGCCTTCGGGTCCTTGGCCAGCATCTCGTCCACCGGCATGGAATGCGGCACCAATTCGGAATAGACATGCGCTTCGCGCACGCGGCGCGCGATAAGCTGAGCGTATTGCGCACCGAAGTCAACGACAAGCACTGGACCTTTTGCCATGGATTCTCCCTATAAATATTACCGGTATGAAACAGATACAAAGTAGTGTCCATTCTCGTGGTTCAAGGCGACAAAATCAAGTGTTTTCCTGGTTCAAGCGGAACAAACAAAAAACAACAATACAAAAAACAACACGCCGCGTGAACTTTCTGTGAATCGAACATCGATAAGCGTTGATAGACCGAGGTTTTTGGCTCAGTTTCAACGTTTGCAAGTCGTTGCATTACGTTCGAAAATCTCACAAATTTTTTGTAGAATAAAACATTATCTAACAAAAACATCTCAGAAATGCACATAGATGCAAAAAAACGTCCAAAAGGTCTGAGTCGGCACGTAAAATCAACATCGATTGGGCACGAACCCTGAACATCAATAGTAACAAGGGTTTGCGCCTGAAGAAAATAATCAATTGCACACAAATGTGTACAGGAGTACAGGAGCATAAATGACTAGTCCTGTTATTGGCACCCCGTGGAAGAAGCTCGGCAAGCCGGTTTCTGATGAGGCTCTTGAAGGAGTCGACAAGTATTGGCGTACCGCCAACTATCTTTCCATCGGTCAGATTTATCTGCGTAGCAACCCTCTGATGAAGGAACCCTTCACCCGCAAGGACGTCAAGTACCGTCTCGTGGGTCACTGGGGCACCACCCCTGGCCTGAACTTCCTGTTCGGCCACATCAACCGTCTTATTGCTGATCACCAGCAGAACACCGTATTCATCATGGGCCCCGGCCACGGCGGCCCTGCAGGCACGTCGCAGTCCTACCTCGACGGCACCTACACCGAATATTATCCGAACATCACCAAGGATGAGACCGGACTGCAGAAGTTCTTCCGTCAGTTCTCCTATCCTGGCGGCATTCCTTCCCACTACGCACCGGAGACCCCGGGCTCCATCCATGAAGGCGGCGAACTCGGTTACGCGCTGAGCCATGCATACGGCGCCATCATGAACAATCCAAGCCTCTTCGTGCCCGCAGTGGTCGGCGACGGCGAAGCCGAGACCGGCCCGCTGGCGACCAGCTGGCAGTCCAACAAGCTTGTCAACCCCCGCACCGACGGCATCGTTCTGCCGATCCTGCACCTGAACGGCTACAAGATCGCCAACCCATCCATTCTTTCCCGTATCCCCGATGAAGAGCTCCACGAGTTCTTCGAGGGCATGGGCTATGAGCCTTACGAATTCGTCGCCGGCTTCGATGATGAGGACCACATGTCCATTCACCGTCGCTTCGCCGACATGCTCGAAGAGGTCTTCGACAAGATCTGCGACATCAAGGCAAAGGCGCAGACCGACGATATGGATCGTCCGACCTACCCGATGATCATCTTCCGCACGCCGAAGGGCTGGACCTGCCCGAAGTACATCGACGGCAAGAAGACCGAAGGTTCCTGGCGCGCTCACCAGGTGCCACTGGCCAGCGCCCGCGACACCGAGGCCCACTTCCAGGTCCTCAAGGGCTGGCTCGAATCCTACAAGCCGGAAGAGCTCTTCGATGAGAAGGGCGCCATCCGCCCCGAAGTCACCGCGTTCATGCCCAAGGGCGAACTGCGTCTGGGCCAGAACCCGAACGCCAACGGCGGCCGTATCCGCGAGGATCTGAAGCTCCCCGATCTCGACGCTTACGAAGTCAAGGGCGTCAAGGAGTTCGGCCACGGCTGGGGTCAGCTCGAAGCCACCCGTCAGCTGGGCAACTACACCCGCGACATCATCAAGATGAACCCGGATTCGTTCCGTATCTTCGGACCTGACGAAACCGCGTCCAACCGTCTGCAGGCCGCCTATGAGGTCACCAACAAGCAATGGGACAACGGCTATCTCTCCGAGCAGACCGATGAGCACATGGCCGTCACCGGCCAGGTCACCGAGCAGCTTTCCGAGCACCAGATGGAAGGCTTCCTCGAAGGCTATGTCCTGACCGGCCGTCATGGCATCTGGAGCACCTACGAGTCCTTCGCCCATGTGATTGACTCCATGTTGAACCAGCACGCCAAGTGGCTCGAAGCCACGGTTCGCCACATCCCATGGCGCAAGCCTGTCGCTTCGATCAACATGCTGATCTCCTCGCACGTGTGGCGTCAGGATCACAACGGATTCTCCCACCAGGATCCGGGCGTGAGCTCCGTGCTGCTCAACAAGACGTTCAACAACGATCACGTTGTGGCCGAGTACTTCCCCGCCGACGCCAACATGCTGCTGGCCGTCGCCGAGAAGTCCTTCAAGTCCACCAACAAGATCAACGCCATCTTCGCCGGCAAGCAGCCTGCCGCCACCTGGCAGACCCTTGACGAGGCTCGTGCCGAGCTCGAGAAGGGCGCAGCCGAATGGAAGTGGGCCTCCACCGCCAAGAACAACGACGAAGCGCAGATCGTACTCGCCTCCGTCGGCGACGTCCCCACGCTGGAGACCATGGCCGCCAGCGAGAAGCTCAAGGAATTCGGCATCAAGTTCAAGGTCGTCAACGTTGTTGACATCCTGAAGCTGCAGAGCCCCAAGGACAACGACGAGGCCCTTTCCGACGCCGAGTTCACCGAACTCTTCACCGCCGACAAGCCGGTTCTCTTCGCATATCATTCCTATGCCCACGACATCCAGTCCATCATCTTCAGCCGCCCGAACCACGACAACTTCAACGTTCACGGCTACAAGGAGCAGGGCTCGACCACCACGCCGTATGACATGGTGCGCGTCAACGACATGGACCGTTACGAGCTGACCGCCGAGGTGCTGCGCACCCTCGACGCCGACAAGTACGCCCATGAGATCGACAAGCTGGAGCAGTTCCGCAAGGACGCTTTCCAGTTCGCCGTCGACGAAGGATACGATCACCCGGATTACACCGGTTTCGTGTACTCCGACGTGAAGAACCAGGACGCCAAGGCGACCGCAAAGGCTGCCATGAGCACCGGTAGCGACAACGAGTGAGCTGATTCTCATTCGGTTATGCTTGACGTAACCACGTAATAAAAGGGACATCGGGTTTCGACCTGATGTCCCTTTTGTTGTTTATGGACTCGATAGAAACCAATGAACTCGTCACACCTTCGCATAAAATGGAGGTGATCGATATCGTTGTTGATCACAAAGATCGTGCGCATAATGCACAAAGGAGTTACATCGTGACAAACGAAGTCATTTATATCGCAAGTCCTGAAGGCAAGAACGGCCGCAATGTAGTGGCCTATGGTGTTGTGGAAGCCCTCGCCGCGCAAGGTAAGACGGCGGTGTTCCGTCCGGTGGCATGCAAAAAGGAGGACTTCACCGACGAACTGCTCAAGGCGGCCAATGCCGGTCAGTCCATCGACAATGTTCGCGCTATTTGCCCCAAGTGCGCACGCAAAGACAAGAGCACCGCACGCGGTGATATCGTGGCCGCGTACAGCGCCGAGCTGGAACGCACCGATCCCGATGCCATGGTCATCGTCGGCAGCGACGGTTCCGCCGTATACGACCCGGAAGCGTTCACGTTCAACGCCGAAATCGCTTCAGACCTCAAGGCCAAGACCTTCCTGGCCATCTGTACCATTCCCCGTAACGGCGAACAGGTGAAAGCCAGCGTCGACGTCTGCACGGCTGAAGTGGAACAGGCCGGCGGAAAAGTCGCCGGAATCTTCGTCACCGGTTGCACCGATACCAAGGCGGCCGACGCCAAGGAAGCGTTGAAGGACTCCCCCGTACCGGTCTGGACCATTCCCGCCGTAGAGTTCCCATCCGACACCGATCCCGATGCCGCCGACAAGGCCGCCAAGGCGTTTGCCGACAACGCGCCGGCCAATGAGGTCGTGGCTGCCGCCCGTGCCCCATTTGAGGCCCCGACCACTCCGTATGCCTTCCAGAACGACCTGCTGGTCAAGGCCAAGGCCGGCAAGAAGACCATCGTGCTTCCCGAAGGCTCGGAAGACCGCATCATCAAGGCTGCGGATTATCTGCTGCAGCGCGACATCGTCAAGCTTATTATCGTCGGCGATAAGAATGCCATCCTTGCCCGCGGCAAGGAACTCGGCCTCAATTCGCTTGACAAGGCCTCTTACCAGCCGATGGATGATGAGGAAGTCTTGAAGCCGATGGTCTCCAAGCTTTGCGAACTTCGCGCCAAGAAGGGCATGACCGAGGAACAGGCCCGCAAGCAACTGACCGACCCAAGCTACTTCGGCACCATGCTGGTCGTGCTTGGCAAGGCCGACGGCCTTGTCTCCGGTTCGATCAATTCCACTGCCAACACCGTTCGCCC is a window from the Bifidobacterium sp. ESL0745 genome containing:
- the guaA gene encoding glutamine-hydrolyzing GMP synthase, yielding MAKGPVLVVDFGAQYAQLIARRVREAHVYSELVPHSMPVDEMLAKDPKAIILSGGPASVYEPGAPGIDKKIFDAGVPVLGICYGFQVMANELGGKVDKAALGEYGKTEAVIDDAEGVLAGSPAEQTTWMSHGVAVEEAPKGFKVLAHTEGAPVAAMEDESRRLYGVQWHPEVKHTPLGDELFSTFLHKCADLPSDWDADNIIDTQVKKIREEVGDAEVICGLSGGVDSAVAATLVHKAIGDQLTCVFVDHGMLRKGEAEQVRHDFIDATGIRLIEVDASEEFLTALKGVTEPERKRKIIGEKFIRTFEKAQKQVLEEAGARGKEVKFLVQGTLYPDVVESGGGDGAANIKSHHNVGGLPKDVKFKLIEPLRSLFKDEVRAIGTKLGLPDNIVWRQPFPGPGLGIRIIGEVTKERLDLLREADAIAREEMTKAGLDRDIWQCPVVLLANVHSVGVQGDERTYGSPIVLRPISSDDAMTADWYRLPYDVLATISTRITNECRGINRVVLDCTSKPPATIEWE
- the pta gene encoding phosphate acetyltransferase, whose amino-acid sequence is MTNEVIYIASPEGKNGRNVVAYGVVEALAAQGKTAVFRPVACKKEDFTDELLKAANAGQSIDNVRAICPKCARKDKSTARGDIVAAYSAELERTDPDAMVIVGSDGSAVYDPEAFTFNAEIASDLKAKTFLAICTIPRNGEQVKASVDVCTAEVEQAGGKVAGIFVTGCTDTKAADAKEALKDSPVPVWTIPAVEFPSDTDPDAADKAAKAFADNAPANEVVAAARAPFEAPTTPYAFQNDLLVKAKAGKKTIVLPEGSEDRIIKAADYLLQRDIVKLIIVGDKNAILARGKELGLNSLDKASYQPMDDEEVLKPMVSKLCELRAKKGMTEEQARKQLTDPSYFGTMLVVLGKADGLVSGSINSTANTVRPALQVIKTKPGASLVSGAFLMCFKDHVAVFADCAINLNPNAEQLADIAIQSADTARAFGVDPKVGMLCYSTLGSGKGPDVDLVEEATKLVHEKAPDLPAVGSIQFDAAWSPTVAATKAKGNDVAGHVNVFVFPSLAAGNIAYKAVQRTSGAIAIGPVLQGLNKPVNDLSRGALVEDIINTVALTAVEAQQ
- a CDS encoding phosphoketolase — its product is MTSPVIGTPWKKLGKPVSDEALEGVDKYWRTANYLSIGQIYLRSNPLMKEPFTRKDVKYRLVGHWGTTPGLNFLFGHINRLIADHQQNTVFIMGPGHGGPAGTSQSYLDGTYTEYYPNITKDETGLQKFFRQFSYPGGIPSHYAPETPGSIHEGGELGYALSHAYGAIMNNPSLFVPAVVGDGEAETGPLATSWQSNKLVNPRTDGIVLPILHLNGYKIANPSILSRIPDEELHEFFEGMGYEPYEFVAGFDDEDHMSIHRRFADMLEEVFDKICDIKAKAQTDDMDRPTYPMIIFRTPKGWTCPKYIDGKKTEGSWRAHQVPLASARDTEAHFQVLKGWLESYKPEELFDEKGAIRPEVTAFMPKGELRLGQNPNANGGRIREDLKLPDLDAYEVKGVKEFGHGWGQLEATRQLGNYTRDIIKMNPDSFRIFGPDETASNRLQAAYEVTNKQWDNGYLSEQTDEHMAVTGQVTEQLSEHQMEGFLEGYVLTGRHGIWSTYESFAHVIDSMLNQHAKWLEATVRHIPWRKPVASINMLISSHVWRQDHNGFSHQDPGVSSVLLNKTFNNDHVVAEYFPADANMLLAVAEKSFKSTNKINAIFAGKQPAATWQTLDEARAELEKGAAEWKWASTAKNNDEAQIVLASVGDVPTLETMAASEKLKEFGIKFKVVNVVDILKLQSPKDNDEALSDAEFTELFTADKPVLFAYHSYAHDIQSIIFSRPNHDNFNVHGYKEQGSTTTPYDMVRVNDMDRYELTAEVLRTLDADKYAHEIDKLEQFRKDAFQFAVDEGYDHPDYTGFVYSDVKNQDAKATAKAAMSTGSDNE